A stretch of Salvelinus alpinus chromosome 4, SLU_Salpinus.1, whole genome shotgun sequence DNA encodes these proteins:
- the LOC139572538 gene encoding complexin-2-like — translation MNFVMKQALGGATKDMGKMLGGEEEKDPEVVKKKKEEEEERQEALRQQEEERKDKHRKMESEREVVRQSIRDKYGLKKKEEKEAEEKAAMEQACEGSLTRAKKAIPAGCGDEDDEDEESILDTVLKFLPGPLQDMFKK, via the exons atgaattttGTGATGAAGCAAGCCTTAGGTG GGGCCACTAAAGACATGGGGAAAAtgttaggaggagaggaggagaaggatccAGAGGttgtgaagaagaagaaggaggaagaggaggagagacaggaggctctgagacaacaggaggaggagaggaaggataaGCACCGGAAAATGGAGTCAGAAAGAGAAGTAGTACGACAGTCCATCAGGGACAAG TATGGcctgaagaagaaggaggagaaggaggcggaGGAGAAGGCAGCCATGGAGCAGGCCTGTGAGGGGTCTCTGACGCGCGCCAAGAAGGCCATCCCAGCCGGGTGCGGAGACGAGGACgacgaggatgaggagagcatTCTGGACACCGTCCTCAAGTTCCTCCCTGGACCTCTGCAGGACATGTTCAAGAAGTAA